In the Euzebya rosea genome, one interval contains:
- a CDS encoding Gfo/Idh/MocA family protein, protein MTSNAPAEWADLPPLRWGLVGAGIIARSLTRSLAAAPGEVVAVCARNPERTAAFAEEHGIATALTDLDEMLADDSIDIVYVATPHSIHEEPVVAALEAGKSVLCEKPLSHGLASTQRCIDAARASDATFMEAMWTRFLPAWRTAESWIEAGDIGEVRTLTASMGFPAPTDPTHRLQDPALAGGALLDIGVYVLALTQRILGGDPEDLQVLWEPTATGVDGQVSIGMRYADGRMANLALSLVSDMEGTAVVSGSEGAVAVPSFHRAEEVQLTQRRTVQRTERFPHLVNGLEHQVAAITAAVADGAQEVDGMTWADSLEVAALSQRIRDRMGLRYPFDPPT, encoded by the coding sequence ATGACGTCGAACGCCCCCGCCGAATGGGCCGATCTGCCGCCGCTGCGCTGGGGGCTGGTCGGTGCCGGAATCATCGCCCGCTCCTTGACCCGTTCCCTCGCCGCCGCGCCCGGTGAGGTCGTGGCCGTCTGCGCCCGCAACCCCGAGCGCACGGCCGCCTTCGCCGAGGAGCACGGCATCGCGACCGCCCTGACCGACCTCGACGAGATGCTCGCCGACGACTCGATCGACATCGTCTACGTGGCGACGCCGCACTCGATCCACGAGGAACCGGTCGTCGCCGCACTCGAGGCCGGCAAGTCGGTGCTGTGCGAGAAGCCGCTGTCCCACGGCCTGGCCTCCACCCAGCGGTGCATCGACGCCGCCCGCGCGTCGGACGCCACGTTCATGGAGGCCATGTGGACGCGCTTCCTGCCGGCGTGGCGCACCGCCGAGTCATGGATCGAGGCCGGCGACATCGGCGAGGTCCGGACGCTGACCGCCAGCATGGGGTTCCCGGCGCCGACCGACCCCACCCACCGGCTGCAGGACCCGGCCCTCGCCGGCGGTGCGCTGCTGGACATCGGGGTCTACGTCCTGGCCCTGACCCAGCGGATCCTCGGCGGTGACCCCGAGGACCTCCAGGTCCTCTGGGAGCCGACCGCGACCGGCGTCGACGGGCAGGTCTCCATCGGGATGCGCTACGCCGACGGGCGCATGGCGAACCTGGCCCTCAGCCTGGTCAGCGACATGGAGGGCACAGCGGTTGTCTCGGGCAGCGAGGGTGCGGTCGCCGTGCCGTCCTTCCACCGCGCCGAGGAGGTGCAGCTGACCCAGCGACGGACCGTGCAACGCACCGAACGGTTCCCCCACCTCGTCAACGGGCTCGAGCACCAGGTCGCCGCCATCACCGCCGCGGTCGCCGACGGCGCGCAGGAGGTCGACGGGATGACGTGGGCCGACAGCCTCGAGGTGGCTGCGCTGTCCCAGCGGATCCGTGATCGCATGGGGCTGCGCTACCCCTTCGACCCACCCACCTGA
- a CDS encoding methylated-DNA--[protein]-cysteine S-methyltransferase, translating to MGRWHDVVDSPIGPLTVSVVDGEDGGEPELTGVFFEQHRHPVDPAVLGARDAGPIRRVRIQLEEYFTGDREAFDVPLAPAGTPFQLTVWRALRDIPYGETIDYGELARRIGRPTASRAVGAANGRNPISIVVPCHRVIGSTGTLTGYGGGVERKQALLDLEQRGRRLF from the coding sequence ATGGGACGGTGGCACGACGTGGTGGACAGCCCGATCGGACCGCTGACGGTGTCGGTGGTCGATGGGGAGGACGGCGGCGAGCCCGAGCTGACCGGAGTGTTCTTCGAGCAGCACCGCCATCCCGTTGATCCCGCCGTCCTCGGCGCTCGCGACGCCGGTCCGATCCGCCGGGTCCGCATCCAGCTGGAGGAGTACTTCACCGGCGACCGCGAAGCCTTCGACGTGCCGCTGGCCCCGGCCGGCACCCCGTTCCAGCTGACCGTCTGGCGGGCCCTGCGCGACATCCCGTACGGCGAGACCATCGACTACGGCGAGCTGGCACGACGCATCGGCAGGCCCACCGCGTCCCGCGCGGTCGGGGCGGCCAACGGTCGCAACCCGATCAGCATCGTCGTGCCGTGCCACCGTGTCATCGGCTCGACCGGCACCCTGACCGGCTACGGCGGTGGGGTCGAGCGCAAGCAGGCGCTGCTGGACCTCGAGCAGCGCGGGCGGCGGTTGTTCTGA
- a CDS encoding NAD(P)/FAD-dependent oxidoreductase: MADDAVEASPLPADPVRADVVVVGLGASGLEAIVLLAEAGLDVVGLDANGIAGGAAGANGGFLLAGLPDFHHEAVGRHGRPAANSWWHRTVEELDRLEDDEPSFQRVGSLRIGADEDEERDCLIHLAQMKRDGIDALAYDGPEGRGLLVPGDGMFHPGQRCQRLARRAVAAGARLHAPAPVRSVDSGRTLVASPDGGTRQVRSRVVLVAVDGGLEHVVPELAGTVRTARLQMLATAPLPPPTVPRPVYRRFGLDWFQQRRTGEVLLGGGRDVGGDEEWDAPAEPSETVQSHLDRLLAELGLDWAAVTHRWAARAAFTTTRLPIDAQPRPRVHVVGGYSGHGNVIGSLLARQAARRILASAR; encoded by the coding sequence GTGGCCGACGACGCCGTGGAGGCGTCCCCGCTGCCAGCGGACCCGGTCCGCGCCGACGTGGTGGTCGTCGGGTTGGGCGCCTCCGGGCTGGAGGCGATCGTGCTGCTGGCCGAGGCGGGGCTGGACGTGGTCGGGCTGGACGCCAACGGCATCGCCGGTGGGGCCGCCGGCGCCAACGGCGGGTTCCTGCTGGCGGGGCTGCCGGACTTCCACCACGAGGCGGTCGGCCGTCACGGTCGACCCGCGGCGAACAGCTGGTGGCATCGCACGGTGGAGGAGCTGGACCGGCTGGAGGACGACGAGCCGTCGTTCCAGCGGGTCGGCAGCCTGCGGATCGGGGCGGACGAGGACGAGGAGCGCGACTGCCTGATCCACCTCGCCCAGATGAAGCGCGACGGCATCGACGCCCTGGCCTACGACGGGCCGGAGGGCCGCGGGCTGCTGGTTCCCGGCGACGGCATGTTCCACCCGGGTCAGCGCTGCCAGCGGCTGGCACGTCGGGCCGTGGCGGCGGGGGCACGGCTGCACGCGCCAGCCCCGGTCCGTTCGGTCGACTCCGGCCGGACGCTGGTGGCCTCCCCGGACGGCGGAACCCGGCAGGTCCGCAGTCGGGTGGTCCTGGTGGCGGTCGACGGGGGGCTGGAGCACGTCGTCCCGGAGCTCGCCGGCACCGTGCGGACCGCGAGGCTGCAGATGCTGGCCACGGCCCCGCTGCCACCACCCACCGTGCCCCGGCCGGTCTACCGACGCTTCGGCCTCGACTGGTTCCAGCAACGACGCACGGGTGAGGTGTTGCTCGGTGGTGGCCGGGACGTCGGCGGTGACGAGGAATGGGATGCCCCAGCCGAGCCGAGCGAGACCGTCCAGTCCCACCTGGATCGCCTGCTGGCCGAACTCGGCCTGGACTGGGCCGCGGTGACCCACCGCTGGGCGGCCCGCGCGGCGTTCACGACCACCCGCTTGCCCATCGACGCCCAGCCCCGCCCGCGGGTGCACGTCGTGGGCGGCTACAGCGGCCACGGCAACGTGATCGGCAGCCTGCTGGCGCGGCAGGCTGCCCGCCGGATCCTCGCCTCGGCCCGGTGA
- a CDS encoding transglycosylase family protein — MRGFAVAALVLGLQVTTMGAASAATPPAESPGCETYGCLYEHCPTHYSRGGNDRDASCDYGVAYQRLPDGPDNRRFVRVLWPEHYSSDRRGMWDDVAYCESTWRWNINNGNGFHGGVQFHPNTWSAYGGGEYAANAWQATPEQQISVAERVAFQGWTRADGTHVRPQGPGAWPRCGRYLSAPA; from the coding sequence GTGCGCGGATTCGCCGTCGCTGCCCTTGTCCTCGGCCTCCAGGTCACCACCATGGGCGCCGCCTCCGCCGCGACCCCGCCCGCAGAGAGCCCCGGCTGCGAGACCTACGGCTGCCTCTACGAGCACTGCCCCACCCACTACTCGCGCGGCGGCAACGACCGCGATGCCTCGTGCGACTACGGCGTGGCTTACCAGCGCCTGCCCGATGGCCCCGACAACCGCCGCTTCGTGAGGGTCCTGTGGCCCGAGCACTACAGCAGCGACCGTCGTGGCATGTGGGACGACGTCGCCTACTGCGAGTCGACCTGGCGCTGGAACATCAACAACGGCAACGGCTTCCACGGCGGCGTGCAGTTCCACCCCAACACGTGGAGCGCCTACGGTGGCGGCGAGTACGCCGCCAACGCCTGGCAGGCCACTCCGGAGCAGCAGATCTCCGTGGCCGAGCGCGTCGCCTTCCAGGGCTGGACCCGCGCGGACGGCACCCACGTCCGTCCCCAGGGCCCCGGTGCCTGGCCGCGTTGCGGTCGCTACCTGAGCGCCCCCGCCTAG
- a CDS encoding thioesterase family protein has protein sequence MDTTTLVEGLAEATAVRPHGQGLRAEVQPGWDVFGIPHGGYLMGIAARGALVASELPDVMSITTHFTRKAVFGPMELEAVELGRSRRFTTMAVHGRQDGELVTTSMVLLADREAFDGPRWTNRDGNAAPDDQLTPPAGQPGYEATPAVAHRLGLRLMRADVGFWDGAPTGAGLIRGLVDPPSGEAADQVLAIVAADVTPPALWNALGPTGWVPTVELSAQLRARPAPGPLWVVARTTDVGEGFTDEEAEVYDSTGRLVLHSNQHARYSQPGG, from the coding sequence ATGGACACGACGACGCTGGTGGAGGGCCTGGCCGAGGCGACCGCGGTACGCCCGCACGGGCAGGGGCTGCGGGCGGAGGTGCAGCCCGGCTGGGACGTCTTCGGCATCCCGCATGGCGGCTACCTGATGGGTATCGCGGCGCGAGGTGCGCTGGTCGCCTCCGAGCTGCCCGACGTCATGTCGATCACGACCCACTTCACGCGCAAGGCCGTGTTCGGCCCCATGGAGCTCGAGGCGGTGGAGCTCGGGCGCAGTCGACGGTTCACCACGATGGCCGTCCACGGTCGGCAGGACGGTGAGCTCGTCACCACCAGCATGGTCCTGCTCGCGGACCGAGAGGCCTTCGACGGTCCCCGCTGGACAAACCGCGACGGCAACGCTGCTCCCGACGACCAGCTCACCCCACCCGCGGGCCAGCCGGGATACGAGGCGACGCCGGCGGTCGCCCATCGCCTCGGCCTGCGGCTGATGCGGGCCGACGTCGGCTTCTGGGACGGCGCACCCACGGGTGCGGGCCTGATCCGGGGCCTCGTCGATCCCCCGAGCGGCGAGGCGGCCGACCAGGTCCTGGCCATCGTGGCCGCCGACGTGACACCGCCGGCCCTGTGGAACGCCCTCGGACCCACCGGCTGGGTCCCCACCGTCGAGCTGTCCGCGCAGCTCCGTGCACGGCCGGCCCCCGGCCCGCTGTGGGTCGTGGCTCGGACCACCGACGTCGGTGAGGGGTTCACCGACGAGGAGGCGGAGGTCTACGACAGCACCGGTCGCCTGGTCCTGCACTCCAACCAGCACGCCCGCTACAGCCAGCCCGGCGGCTGA
- a CDS encoding CaiB/BaiF CoA transferase family protein — protein MAGPLEGIRIIELAGIGPGPFAGMMLADMGAEVIRVDRAGGNWGATFGHATMFRNRRSIALDLKSPEGAETVLRLAERADAMFEGFRPGVAERLGVGPDDALARNPTLVYGRMTGWGQDGPLAQAAGHDMNYIALSGALHAIGETGRGPVPPLNLVGDFGGGAMFLAFGLLAGLLQARSTGVGQVVDAAMVDGASALMHMFYAMHAQGLMTTERGSNLLDGGAPFYTTYETADHQWVALGPIEPQFYAELRTRLELDDPIFDNQMDASQWPAQRARLAEVIAGYTRDELDDLLAGTDACYAPVLDLQEAAAHPHNVARGVHIEVDGIVQPAPAPRFSVTQPDTPTPSVSAGAHTREVLGDFGFDDDEIGDLLSRGVVTQD, from the coding sequence ATGGCAGGACCGCTGGAAGGCATCCGCATCATCGAGCTGGCGGGGATCGGCCCCGGGCCGTTCGCCGGGATGATGCTGGCCGACATGGGCGCGGAGGTCATCCGGGTGGACCGCGCCGGCGGCAACTGGGGGGCCACGTTCGGCCACGCCACCATGTTCCGCAACCGGCGCAGCATCGCGCTGGACCTCAAGTCACCCGAGGGCGCCGAGACCGTCCTGCGGCTGGCCGAACGGGCGGACGCGATGTTCGAGGGCTTCCGACCCGGCGTCGCCGAACGCCTGGGCGTCGGCCCCGACGACGCGCTGGCCCGCAACCCCACGCTCGTGTACGGCCGCATGACGGGGTGGGGGCAGGACGGCCCGCTGGCCCAGGCGGCTGGCCACGACATGAACTACATCGCCCTGTCCGGTGCCCTGCATGCCATCGGCGAGACCGGCCGCGGCCCGGTCCCCCCGCTCAACCTGGTCGGCGACTTCGGTGGCGGGGCGATGTTCCTCGCCTTCGGCCTGCTGGCCGGCCTGCTCCAGGCCCGCTCGACGGGGGTCGGCCAGGTCGTCGACGCGGCCATGGTCGACGGAGCCTCGGCGCTGATGCACATGTTCTACGCGATGCACGCCCAGGGGCTGATGACGACCGAGCGCGGCAGCAACCTGCTGGACGGCGGCGCGCCGTTCTACACGACCTACGAGACCGCCGACCACCAGTGGGTCGCCCTCGGCCCGATCGAGCCGCAGTTCTACGCCGAGCTGCGCACGCGGCTCGAGCTCGACGACCCGATCTTCGACAACCAGATGGACGCATCGCAGTGGCCCGCGCAGCGCGCGCGGCTGGCCGAGGTCATCGCCGGGTACACCCGTGACGAGCTCGACGACCTGCTGGCGGGTACCGACGCCTGCTACGCGCCGGTCCTCGACCTGCAGGAGGCCGCGGCCCATCCCCACAACGTGGCCCGCGGGGTCCACATCGAGGTCGACGGCATCGTCCAGCCGGCGCCGGCTCCCCGTTTCAGCGTCACCCAGCCCGACACGCCCACCCCGTCGGTCTCGGCGGGCGCCCACACCCGGGAGGTGCTCGGCGACTTCGGGTTCGACGACGACGAGATCGGCGACCTCCTGTCCCGCGGCGTCGTCACCCAGGACTGA
- a CDS encoding winged helix-turn-helix transcriptional regulator: MDWTAVDNEACAVTRAMDVLGDRWSVLVLREIFNGVRRFDDIQGHIGVSRSVLAMRLKDLVDVGVLTKREYRPDSGRVRHEYRLTEMGRSLQPVMQALMEFGDTWLTTHDEPTMVVRHRGCDAQVHVRSVCDHGHVVEEPRDLYGEIGGAPLRAEKATA, encoded by the coding sequence ATGGACTGGACGGCGGTGGACAACGAGGCCTGTGCGGTCACGCGGGCCATGGACGTGCTGGGTGACCGCTGGTCGGTGCTGGTGCTGCGCGAGATCTTCAACGGCGTGCGCCGCTTCGACGACATCCAGGGGCACATCGGCGTGTCGCGCAGCGTGCTGGCCATGCGGCTGAAGGACCTCGTCGACGTCGGTGTGCTGACCAAGCGCGAGTACCGGCCCGACTCCGGACGGGTGCGCCACGAGTACCGCCTGACCGAGATGGGCCGCAGCCTGCAGCCGGTCATGCAGGCGTTGATGGAGTTCGGCGACACCTGGCTGACCACCCACGACGAGCCGACGATGGTCGTGCGCCACCGCGGCTGCGACGCGCAGGTCCACGTGCGGTCGGTCTGCGACCACGGCCACGTCGTCGAGGAGCCCCGCGACCTGTACGGCGAGATCGGCGGCGC